From the genome of Pelomonas sp. SE-A7, one region includes:
- a CDS encoding SulP family inorganic anion transporter — MVRLHRFRPRLLDLWPHYTRQRFLADLGAGLTVAIVALPLALAFAIGSGVKPEQGLVTAIVAGFLISLLGGSSVQIGGPAGAFIVIVYGIVQRYGLANLLVSTMLAGLLLMGLGALRLGVLVRYIPVGIVLGFTNGIAVLIGFAQLKDLLGLRIAQMPADFFGQLHTLASNLGSFSPGALLLGLASAALVSLWPKSYAMPMGELRWRDRLLRMAAHLPGTLVALLGAGLAAHLLSLPVETIGSRFGEIPRSLPPLAWPELSWQGAQGLVMPTLTIALLGAVESLLCARVADAQGSSPRHDPNQELMAQGVANFVAPLFGGIPATGTMARTVTNLRAGATSPVAGMVHALALLLIVLVAAPLAAHIPLAALAGILLVVAWNMGEWHEFARLRRFSPQYRTILVGSFVLTVVVDLTVAVEVGLVLACLFFVYRMSSLFRVEAAPAGPTGARVIRLHGALFFGAVGKVEGLAEGLAPECRQLVLDAQPLFALDTSGLDALEQLRRDLASQGRRLVICGLAEQPASLVRRGGLADALGEQGLFPDLAAWQGRQAAGGG; from the coding sequence ATGGTCCGCCTTCATCGCTTTCGTCCACGGCTGCTGGACCTCTGGCCGCACTACACGCGCCAGCGCTTTCTTGCCGACCTCGGCGCCGGCCTGACCGTCGCCATCGTCGCCCTGCCGCTCGCCCTGGCTTTTGCGATCGGCTCGGGGGTCAAGCCCGAGCAGGGCCTGGTCACGGCCATCGTGGCCGGCTTCCTGATCTCGCTGCTGGGCGGTTCCAGCGTGCAGATAGGCGGGCCGGCTGGTGCCTTCATCGTCATCGTCTACGGCATCGTGCAACGCTACGGCCTGGCCAACCTGCTGGTCTCGACCATGCTGGCCGGCCTGCTGCTGATGGGGCTGGGCGCGCTGCGACTGGGCGTGCTGGTGCGCTACATCCCGGTCGGCATCGTGCTGGGCTTCACCAACGGCATTGCCGTGCTGATCGGCTTTGCGCAGCTGAAGGACCTGCTGGGCCTGCGCATCGCACAGATGCCGGCCGACTTCTTCGGCCAGTTGCACACGCTGGCCTCGAACCTCGGGAGCTTCAGCCCCGGCGCCCTGCTGTTGGGCCTGGCCTCGGCCGCCCTGGTCAGCCTCTGGCCGAAGAGCTATGCGATGCCTATGGGCGAGCTGAGATGGCGTGACCGGCTGCTGCGCATGGCCGCCCATCTGCCGGGCACCCTGGTCGCCCTGCTGGGCGCCGGCCTGGCCGCCCATCTGCTGTCGCTGCCGGTCGAGACCATAGGCTCGCGCTTCGGCGAGATTCCGCGCAGCCTGCCTCCGCTGGCCTGGCCCGAGCTGAGCTGGCAGGGCGCTCAGGGCCTCGTGATGCCTACGCTGACCATCGCCCTGCTCGGCGCCGTCGAATCGCTGCTGTGCGCCCGCGTCGCCGATGCACAAGGCAGCTCGCCTCGCCACGATCCCAACCAGGAGCTGATGGCCCAGGGCGTGGCCAACTTCGTCGCGCCTCTGTTCGGCGGCATCCCGGCCACCGGCACCATGGCCCGCACCGTCACCAACCTCCGCGCCGGTGCCACCAGCCCGGTAGCCGGCATGGTCCATGCTCTGGCCCTGCTGCTCATCGTGCTGGTTGCTGCGCCACTGGCCGCCCACATCCCGCTGGCGGCGCTGGCCGGCATCCTGCTGGTCGTGGCCTGGAACATGGGCGAATGGCACGAGTTCGCACGTCTGCGTCGCTTCAGCCCGCAATACCGCACCATCCTGGTCGGCAGTTTCGTGCTGACCGTGGTCGTGGACCTGACTGTCGCGGTCGAGGTGGGCCTGGTGCTGGCCTGCCTGTTCTTCGTCTACCGGATGAGCAGCCTGTTCCGCGTCGAGGCAGCCCCGGCGGGACCGACCGGCGCTCGCGTGATCAGGCTGCACGGCGCCCTGTTCTTCGGCGCGGTCGGCAAGGTCGAAGGCCTGGCCGAGGGCCTGGCCCCGGAATGCCGCCAGCTGGTACTCGACGCCCAGCCGTTGTTCGCCCTGGACACCTCGGGCCTGGATGCCCTGGAGCAGTTGCGCCGCGACCTGGCCAGCCAGGGGCGCCGCCTGGTGATCTGCGGCCTGGCGGAGCAGCCGGCCAGCCTGGTGCGCCGGGGCGGCCTGGCCGATGCGCTGGGCGAACAGGGCCTGTTCCCCGACCTGGCGGCCTGGCAGGGCCGACAGGCCGCCGGCGGCGGCTAA